The Pleurodeles waltl isolate 20211129_DDA chromosome 6, aPleWal1.hap1.20221129, whole genome shotgun sequence genome has a segment encoding these proteins:
- the UBIAD1 gene encoding ubiA prenyltransferase domain-containing protein 1 produces MEPGSSEPFVFSVTDSSTMKPGKCVDKTDVLADNEHVLDLQCNGETAYVASVSDHLQPPGTDKASNGHAAWRQKCASYVLALRPWSFSASLIPVALGSVLAYRSQGRLDFLLLLVCAVAVLSVHGAGNLVNTYYDFSKGIDHKKSDDRTLVDHILEPQDVVRFGACLYTLGCVCAACIYGLSTLKLEHLALIYFGGLSSSFLYTGGIGFKYVALGDLVILITFGPLAVMFAHAVQVGYLSVAPLLYAVPLALNTEAILHSNNTRDMESDRQAGIVTLAILIGPTFSYILYNTLLFLPYLIFCVLATRYTISMVLPLLTIPVAFTLEREFRSRSYSKIAQKTARLNLLLGLFYVFAIILAPAGSLPRISG; encoded by the exons ATGGAGCCAG GTTCTTCCGAGCCGTTCGTCTTTTCTGTAACGGACTCTTCCACGATGAAACCAGGGAAATGTGTGGATAAAACCGATGTCCTCGCTGACAACGAGCATGTTCTAGACCTGCAATGTAACGGAGAGACTGCATACGTGGCTAGCGTCTCAGATCATCTGCAGCCCCCTGGGACAGACAAGGCATCTAACGGTCACGCTGCCTGGAGGCAGAAGTGTGCATCGTACGTGCTGGCACTTCGGCCTTGGAGTTTTAGTGCCTCGCTGATCCCTGTAGCACTAGGCAGTGTTTTGGCGTATCGATCCCAGGGCAGATTAGATTTTCTGCTGCTGCTGGTCTGCGCCGTGGCTGTTCTATCTGTGCATGGTGCCGGGAATCTGGTGAACACCTATTATGATTTCTCAAAAGGTATCGACCACAAGAAGAGCGATGACCGGACGCTGGTTGACCATATCCTGGAGCCCCAGGACGTGGTGCGCTTTGGGGCCTGTCTGTACACCCTGGGCTGTGTCTGCGCAGCCTGCATCTATGGCTTGTCAACATTGAAGCTCGAGCACTTGGCTCTAATCTATTTTGGGGGCCTCTCTAGTTCCTTCTTGTACACTGGAG GGATTGGTTTTAAATACGTGGCCCTTGGAGACTTGGTAATACTCATTACCTTCGGGCCCCTGGCAGTTATGTTTGCCCACGCAGTACAGGTGGGCTATCTCTCTGTTGCACCCCTGCTGTACGCAGTCCCGCTGGCCCTCAACACAGAGGCCATCTTGCACAGCAATAACACCCGGGATATGGAGTCTGATAGGCAGGCTGGCATAGTTACACTTGCCATTCTTATTGGACCTACATTTTCTTATATCCTGTACAACACATTGCTCTTCCTGCCATACCTCATCTTCTGTGTACTGGCCACACGATATACCATCAGCATGGTCCTGCCTCTGCTCACCATTCCAGTCGCCTTTACTCTGGAGAGAGAATTCAGAAGTCGGTCGTACAGTAAAATCGCTCAAAAAACTGCCAGATTGAACCTCTTGCTGGGGCTGTTTTATGTGTTTGCCATTATCTTGGCCCCGGCTGGCAGCTTGCCCAGGATCTCAGGATGA